The Natator depressus isolate rNatDep1 chromosome 23, rNatDep2.hap1, whole genome shotgun sequence sequence TTTACcctctactatacagatttcacgggggagaccagcgtttctcaaattcaGGGTCTTGACCCAAAGAGAGTttccacctttacttctgcgctgccttcagagctgggctcccggctggCAGCCGCTGTTTTACAGCTgaccagctctgaagacagcacagaagtaagagtgccATTAGCACAACCCCTAcgataaccttgcaaccccccaagACTCCTTTTTGTGTCTAGACACCTACAATTACAACATCCTGAGatttcagatttaagtagctgAAATCAGGAAATTTACCggttttaaaatcctatgaccatgaaattgaccaaaatggaccgtgagtttggtagggccctaataataagacagaaaatatcatattgcctctatgtaaatccatggtacgcccacatcttgaatactgcgtgcagacctggtcgccccatctcaaaaaagatatattggaattgggaaaggttcagaaaagggcaacaaaaatgacgagGGGTATGGAAAAGATTCTGTATGAAAAGAGATTAAtaagtgtcacggagtccccgggcgatgctctggaactgctccctacgaagccagtcaggactctggggaagactcctttctgtgagcagcctgtatgCAGGGCAAATAGCTCACACAGcgtccaccttcctgggtctgacctcggagcactcagcatcctctgcccctccgtgcgcttcccacagcgagtccgctcaggcgggctcctggagaagccagagggtcctgcaccccaactttgcagacagacgtgactctcagccagccagtaaaacagaaggtttattagaccacaggaacatggtctaaaccagagcttgtaggtgcagagaacaggacccctcagccgggtccattttggggggcagtgagccagacaaccacgtctgcacttcactccatgtccccagccagccccaaactctctccagcccctcctcctctggggtttgtccctttcccgggccaggaggtcacctgattcctttgttctccaacccctttagctctcactttgcaggggggaagggccaggccatcagttgccaggaaacagggtgttggccattttCTGTGTCCatacacctgccctctagggctctgcaatgatcatacacccttaccccaccacctagagacttaagaactgcctaggggaaactggggcacccccacactattcagaggaaacattaagaacagtcccgcttcatcacaataagattaggacttttcagcttggaaaagagacgattaagggaggatatgacagaggtctacaaaatcatgactggtgtagagaaagtaaataaagaagtgttatttactccttctcataacacaagaactaggggtcacccaatgaaattaataggcagcaggtttaaaacaaacaaaaggaagtatttctttaaacaatacacagtcaacctgtggaactccttgccagaggatgttgtgaaggccaagactataacagggttcaataaagaactagatacgttcatagaggataggcccatcaatggttattagtcagtattggcagggagggtgtccctagcctctggttgccagaagctgggaatgggtgacaggggatgggtcacttgatgatgacctgttctgttcattccctctggggcacccggcattggccgctgtcggacgacaggatactggactagatggaccttggtctgacccagtatggcccttcttatgttcttatgactttATTCCAGAATATTTACTCTGCCTTGGAGTTATGCTGGAATACCTAGAGTGGAATAACTACTTTGGTACAGATATGCTGGTCAGTTTCCCTTAAGGAGGGGACTGGTGGGAAAGTGACCATGTCCATTACTTTTTATGGACCTCCTCCCTTTAGCATCTCTGTCAATCTTTGCAACTGATGAGGGCAGGTTTTAGCAGATATGtgtgtggggtttggggttttttttaaaaaagaaaacagaaaagtgTTAACAGGCTGGAGCAGAAAAGGcctctttaaacatttttaaaagtctttaaaaaGCTTTCAACTAATGCTGTTCAGACTCGGTTTGATGGTTAAATCTGAGTGAGATAAAAAGCAGCCACATCTGAGACTTTTGTGGATGTTTTCGTGACACCAGCGTAAGCCATGCCTGCTCAGAGTGGCGCTCCGCCCCCTTCAAGTGGTGGCTAGGCCAGCTACAGATTGATGAGTAGATCCCTGTGTAGCTCCGCATCCAAGCCAGGAGCCCGCAAACATAGTCTTGTGGCTATAAAGCGGCGATCCGCAGATTTGCAAGGCTCTAGGGATGAGCCTGCTACAACCGCCGCTAAGAGAGGggtggcttttagctcaggcagtagaggctccCACATCAAGGTCAAGGGATCCCACGTTCGATCGTAGCCGCTGACAGCGTTACCCGAGGCCAGGGGCAGTCAATAGGCAGACCCCGGGCCAACTCCAGACCAGCAGACGCTTTTGAATGGACCTCgagatctttttatttacttatgatGATCATTAttgttagtttatttttattattttctctggagtctggatcttGACTATACCtggaccaagaaatttggaccttggcAAAAAATAACGGATTGCCCCTGGGTGGGACGCGAGCTTCTGGAGCAGAAGGGAGGGAAAATGGAATTCAGTTTTCTAGAAGAGGGGTGCGTCTGATGCCCAGTAGATTTGCTATAGCTGAACCTTGATATTTAGCTCATTAATCTCCGGTGGGGGATGCTTTTCTGTTTTGATTTCCGGCCCTTTAAATCGGAGACTCCACCTCCTTGCACTGGATGGGCACAGTGCAGCCTGCTGGCAATGCTGCCTACTGCAGGCCACGCCTATTAAAGGAGCAGGGGTCGAGGAGCTTTTTGCAGAGTAGGGGGCTTCTCTGATGAGCACCATGCTTCCCGACTGGCCTTCCGGGCCACCTTCTCCACCAGTCACGATCGCGCATGACTTCAACATGTGGCGGGATTACCTGAACCTGTCAAAGGTTCTTGGTGAAATCATTGAGGAGCACAGAAGGGGGTCCAGGAGCCTCCTAACCTGTGAGACTGCAGATCTCTGCCTGCCAGGGACCCCCCTTCCAATGCCTCCGGGGGACGCCTCGAGCCTGAAGTCATCGGACTGGAACAGgagcaatggcagcagctgtcCGCAAAGCGGGCAGAACAGGGCGGCCACCCCTCAGACGCCCGGCAGGCTCCTATGCAACTTCTGCAGGCACAACGGGGAGTCCAAGAGGGTCTACTCCTCCCACTTGCTGAAGCAAGCCGATGGCATCGTGCTGTGTCCCATCCTGCGTAACTACGTCTGCCCGGTGTGTGGCGCCACGGGCGATGGGGCCCACACGCTGAAATACTGCCCGCACAATCAAGAGAAGCAGTCCCTCTACTGCAAAGGCGGGCGCAACTCGGCTGGCTTCATAGTGAGACGGTGAACGGCAGGGGAAGAAACCACCTCCACCCTGGGACCTTTCACCGGGGAGCCACCAGAAGGGGCTTGGAACTGAAGTCTATTTTCTACCGTTTGTTTCCGAGTTTGCGTTTCAAGTCCAGGGTGGATTTGACTCAGCCACGCAGAAAGTCGCCCTGGTTTCTTTAcatccccacagcagcctggtTTTCGTTTCCCTGCCTTGCGGTGACTTCGGGCGGAAGAGAACCAGTGCCAACGAACCGGAAGTTTCGTAGTTTTGCCCTTGGCCTGCTAACTCACGCGGAGATTTAATTTTCAGCATTTGCAGACGAGGCAGCATCCGTCGGGGTAGATGGGTGCAAGGCTTTTGTCTTCGGTAGATTTGTTTTGTTGGAAACTTCTTTTCCCGACCAAGTGTTATTCGTTTCGTTTTACGCATCACAGGAATCACGAGGACTTTTAAAtgtgagatttattttaaaatcatgtcaGAAAAAGAACTGAACTCTAAAATATGCAGCTACGTCATGTTTTAACTGATTTTGTTATTACAACAcgttgcgggggggagggattgTTCTCTCGGTGTTATGAGATTTGAGGGTTTGTTTATGAgagttatttttcattaaaaaatgaaacactCCCTTATCCCCTTTCCCTTCTGTTTAATAAACAGCTGTTCTAGCAGCCGGTTGGGTGTTTGATCGGCTTTTCCTCTGCGTGGCTCTGGGACAGATCTCCTTTCCGGCTAGCAATCGAGGGTGAGCCCCTTGTCTCCCCGCTTTTATTCTGGGCGGCGGCGGCTGGGAGGGAGATGCACGTGCACGGCCCCCTGCGAAGCTTTCTCAGCCCTGCACTGCTGGGGACCCCCTTGGTGGGAAGGGATTTCTGTTTCCATGGCCCCACTCCCTCTCGCACTCCCTGGAGGTTTGGGGGGATCTTGACCCCCGTCCTGCTAGAAACCAGCCTGACTCACTATCTTTCCCCCGCAAGCAAGTGAAGGGACTTGGGCCAGAAGCAGCGTCCCAGCATCCGCACACTCAGTGCTCTGGCCTGCTGTGGGCCCACTTTCCTCTTCCTCAGCGGGACCCTCTTCAGTCTCCTCTACCAGCTACAACGAGGGGGCCCCCCAGCTGCTTGGCTATGAAGCCCGATATGCCCAGAAGACCCCAACAGGAGCCCTGGCTTTGCCTCTCCCATCCCTACATgtcccggccctgccccctctgccctgGTGTGACCCCGCTGCCCCAAACTGGCTACTGTTTTCCAAGGGGGTcgggggagcagggctgctctggggctgggcagaTGCTGAGAGGATGGCTGCTGAGGGTGGGGAGAccaaggagaagggggaaggcagAGTGGGGAGCTCTGCTAGGGAGCATGGTCCCTGGAGCCTGTGCACCCCCTACTGTGATGTAGAGAACATGCCCCAGCAGAGGAGCTGAATGTGTCCTGCCACAGAGAGCCAGATTAGGGGTGGCTGCATGCATTGGAGGTAAAGATTAACGGGCGCTGGGGGGGCTCGGCTGCCCCAATAGCTAGAGAGATGTAAGTACGGGTGAGTTCTCAggcaaggtctctcaccaaaggctcgtaaacaaagtaggcagtcatggaataagagggaagatcctctcacggatcagtaactggttaaaagatagggaacaaggggtaagaataaatggccagttttcagaatggagagaggtaactagtggtgtcccccaggggtctgtactgggaccagcccTATTCAACATAGTCCTagatgatctgggaaaaggggtaaacagtgaggtggcaaaatttgcagatgatacaaaactgctctagacagttaagtccaaagcagactgtgaagagttacaaaaaagGGAGCTCACAAaaccgggtgactgggcaacaaaatggcagatgaaattcaatggtgataaatgcaaagtaatgcacactggaaaacataatcccaactattcatacaaaatgatggggtctaaattagctgtcaccactcaagaaagagatcttggggtcattgtggatagttccctgaaaacatccactcagcgtgcagcggccgtcaaaaaagccaacagaatgttgggaaccattaaggaagggagagagaataagacagaaaatatcatgttgcctctgtataaatccatggtacgcccacatcttgaatactgcgtgcagatgtggtcgccccatctcaaaaaagagagattggaattgggaaaggttcagaaaagggcaacaaaaatgattagggggatggaacagcttgcgcatgaggagagattaatcagactgggacttttcagtttggaaaagagacaactaaggggagatgagatagaggtctataaaatcatgactgttgtggagaaagtaaataaggcagtgttatttactccttcttgtaacacaagaactaggggtcacccaatgaaataaacaggcagatttaaaacaaacaaaaggaagtcaatgcatagtcaacctgtggaactctttgccaaaggatgttgtgaaggccaaggctataacagggttcaaaaaggaactagataagttcatggaggaaaggtccatcaatggctatcaaccagtatgggcagggatggtgccccagcctctgtttgcccgaagctgggaatgggggatggatcacttgatgattacctgttctgtttcttccctctggggcacctggcattggccactgtcggaagacaggatactggactagatggacctttggtctgactcagtatggctgttctaaTTTTCTGAAGGGGGTGGTCGGGGTTGAGGGGTGACAGGGGTCCCTGCAAGGATCCTAGATCAGACCACAATGGGGCCAAATCCAAAGCAGCATCTCCCAAGGGAATCATCCTAAAACCTGAGATATTTCCCTAGCAAATTGCCTAGATACTGTGCTGGCCACTGCAAAGCCAGGACATCCTTGCGTGTGACAGAGATGCAGGGAATGGGATGGTGGGGGAGGAAAGTGGTGCTCTGCCCCCACAACCCAAGCTCCATCTATAAGCTTCAGTTTTGCCCAGTCACTCACTGATGTGCATGGTGTGCAGGTTTAATCAGCAGCAAAATAGTTGAGAACTGTGACCTTTTTAAGTCTCCGTTGTTAACAACTCACACAAAAGAGCTGGAGCTCCTgtttcaggctggctgcagactcaggcagaggTCACTGGAGCCGTTACACACTTTGAAGGTGTCTTCGGTAGCCAGGAAGGTGAGAGGCTTGTTACTAAAGAAAGCTCAGATCTCTGAGCATACAatgggcctgtgatggggtgacaGGGCTGCCCTGGCCATGGGAATTCCCAGTGGGAAATCCCTTCTCCCGGGGGTTTGCTAGCTGGGGAGCAGCCTGGTGGTGCCCTCcggcgtatctaccactcctcccactttagtgtcatctgcactATCTCTTATCCTGTCCCCAGTCGCGCCGCCGAGGCTGATGCTCTGATCCCGCTTTGCTTCTCAGCCCAGGGAGCCAGGACAGGGATTTAGAGGAGCGGCCCCTCGGTGAGCTCGAACTCACAACCCCGCGCTCAAAGCGCGCCTGGAGCTCCAGGGGCCAGGCCGGGTGCAATGCGCCGAGCAGCCACTAGAGGCCCTCGCTCTGCGGCTCCCGGCTCCCGAGAAGTAGAAAGTACATTGGGACTGACTGCGAAGAACAGCCAATGATCGGGCTGGGCTGGATGAAAGAGGCGGGTTCTGAGTGGGCGGGGCTGTGAGGGGGATTGGCAGCCAGTGGGGACCCAATGGAAACTCTGAGTGCTAGTCGGCGAGGGGTGGGAGGGTGCTGCGGTTGATGGACGGCCGCTGAAAACCAGTGGCCGCGCAGGCTTGGGCGGAGGAGGCGGGCCTTGCTTGTGACAGACAGAGGCTTCGAGCCAATGGCCCGCCGGCGGCGGTTGGTcggcagccaatgggagcggaGCGGGGCGCTGGGGGGTAGGGTCCTGTCAGGGGAGGCGGCGGTTGGGCTGAGCTGGCGGCCGAGGCGGTGAGTGACCCGGGCCTGTATCGGCCCCCCCCGTGGAGACCCCCTGGTACGTGAtcccccgagccccctcccccatagtgcccccccagcaccccttccCCCCGTGGGGAGCCCCTGGCACGTGATCCCCCGGCATCCCCTCCCCCCTTGGGGGAGCCCCCcggaaccccctccccccgtgggGATCCCCTGGCACGTGATccctggtgccccctcccccatagcgCCCCCCCGAACTCCCCCCCGTGGGGATCCCCTGGCACGTGATCccctggtgccccctcccccatagcgCCCCCCCGAACTCCCCCCGTGGGGATCCCCTGGCACGTGATCCCcgaggcccccctccccccgtggggATCCCCTGGCACGTGATCCCcgaggcccccctccccccgtggggACCCCCTGGCACGTGATccctggtgccccctcccccatagcgCCCCCCCCGAACTCCCCCCCGTGGGGATCCCCTGGCACGTGATCCCccgatccccccctccccccttgggggagcccctggaaccccctccTCCTGTGAGGACCCCCTGGCACGTGATccctggtgccccctcccccatagcgCCCCCCCCGAACTCCCCCCCGTGGGGATCCCCTGGCACGTGATCCCCcgatccacccctccccccttgggggagcccccagaaccccctcctccTGTGGGGATCCCCTGGCACGTGATccctggtgccccctcccccatagcgccccccccaaactcccccccgTGGGGATCCCCTGGCAAGTGATCCCccgatccccccctccccccgtggggAGCCCCCTGTGGAGACCACCTGGCACGTGATCccctggtgccccctcccccatagcgccccccccccggcaccccttCCCTCCGTCGGGACCCCCTGGCACGTGAtcccccgagccccctcccccatagtgcccccccagcaccccctccccccgtgggGACCCCCTGGCACGTGATCCCCCTGCATCCCTTCCCCCCGTGGGGGAgccccctggaaccccctccccctgtgggGATCCCCTGGCACGTGATCccctggtgccccctcccccatagcgCCCCCCCCggaactccctcccccccatggggACTCCCTGGCATGTGACCTCCTTCCTGGTCTGTGACCtccggacccccccccccccgagtttccCTCCATGCCCTGCCGGGGGGGGTGGCATTGCTACTTCCTGTCCCCTAGCTTCCCTTTCCCTAAACCCCTTCCCATGGGGTCCCCCattgctgctccccccccccgtgcaCTTCCCTGCCATGGGGGTCCCTTGCCTggtaaccccccaccccagagtccctGTTCTTTACCCAGCACCTCTCCGCACCCCACGGTACCACGGTTTGGGGCAGCtaggggtgggggtttttttgggggggggttgacCACCTGCCCCCACATTTGCCATTGTTGGGGTTCCCCAAGAACTCGGTCCGACTCAGGTGCCTTTATTTGGCCTGCTGCAAAGCTATGCTGAGCTTATCAGACGCAAGTGAAGGGGGCGGGTAGAGGGCGCACCAAAGTTACACCTGCTACGACATTTTTACTAACTCTAATAACACCTGCGTTCAGAGCGATACACGGCATCACACGCTTCGGGATGAGCACGGTCACTTTTGGGGAGCCGATCCCCGTACAGCCTGCTCTGTCCAGGTATAACGTTCCCGGTTCATCTCTTCCATGGGCCGTAGCACCAGCGTGCTCCTGCGTATCGTAGCTATGACAGACATCCTGACTCCAGCACGCTGCTTGTTAAGCCCCTGTTTATACTGTGGCCTTCCATGCACCTTCCTAGTCATGTCCACTAAGAAATGAGCCGTGTGGGTCAGGATGGAGCTGTGTGACAGGTGGGGGACAGTGCTGCGTGGCGGATCCCCTCTGGGCTGGTGGGAGCCAGGAGGCAGCCCgggagcagcagctctgccctTTCCGTGGTGGCATTTGCCTCCCTCTACACCTAGtggtggggcagcagcagccctgcttGCCTCCTCTGTGCCTGGCTTTGAGAGTGGGTGCAGCCATCACGGCTACAGCTCGGATGCAGCCAGCCTGTTCTCAGCTGGGAGAAGCTGCAGCCAGCTTCCTCCAAGGGTTGTCCTTCTGGGAGCAGaggcggcagggggttgggagctcTGGCCCTTGCTGTACTGGGAGGGTGGACTCTGGTATGGAAAGAGTTGAGAACCTCTGGCATAGCCCTGTCAGCACTGCTGCTTTCCCAGCTGGACAGCGGCCCCAGCAAGCACCCAACCACTCCCTctgccctagagcagtggttctcaaaccttttttttcgtggaccacttgaaaattgctgcgGGTCTCGGTGGAGCACTTAAGGATCTtcccaaatgttgtttgtaccgttagctaattattgtaaagtgctttggataaaagtgctatattaaaaaaaacttaataataattaatgttttttggttctacaaataaaagcacacaactcgtATTTTAAtctcagtagtcttacctttctaatgcgatggatgtgccctctctcccccaccacagcagcccccgagctggggctgggaaggaggggggtctcgccctcttcccccaccacagcagcccctgagctggggctgggaaggagagaagtctctccctctctcccccacccttcattctcttgtgtgcggtcacccaggcatgcaccttagagggaactatccatgaactacctgaatggagcttgcagaccacagtttgagaacctctgtcctaGAGCATTGGGTCAGTGCAGTTGCACCAGGCTGTGttgcagggtggtgaagcactggaataaattgcctggggaggttgtggaatctccatcattggggatttttaagagcaggttggacaaacacctgtcggggtggtctgtataatacttagtcctgccttgattgcaggggactggactagatgacttctcgagggcCCTTCCCATCCTGTGATTCTGTACTGCCGTTAACGGGATCTGCAATGCCATTGCTGTCACTTCCTAGGACCAGCGGTGGGAGCTGTAGTACAGTCAGACAACACAGTTTGAAAAACACCTGAGCCCTGCCTGGGCTACAGCGCTCGCTGTCGGGGAACTCTGCTCCCCAGTGCACGTGCGCAGTGGTTCTAATCTACGTTGTCGCTGCGCCTGCTCATGGGCTTGGCCTGTGCATCCTGCTGGTAAACAGAATTGTAGATTTtgtggccagaaaggaccattctgttcATCCAGTGTGACTTCCTGCCAAGCCCCAGCTGGAGCATCGCACCCCCAGTAATCTCTGTATCAAGCCCACCATTTCGGTGTGCGCTACAGCAGATCTTTCAAGAAGATACCCACGCTTGATTAAAAGAccccaagtgatggagaatctctCTTGTCTCTGGGTCTGTTGTCCCAGTGAGTAGTTAACTTCCTTGTTAAAAGATtgtaccttatttctagcctgaatttgtccagcttcagcttcagccACTGGATCTCAGGCTGCCTTTGTCAACTGGTATAAAGAGCTGCCTACTCTCAGAGATCTCCTCCCCTTGGAGGTGCCGACCACCAGGGTCAAGTCACCGCTTAATCTTGgattaaacagattgagcttccttcgggcttgtctgcacttggaAACTTACTGAAATACTGATTCTGGAGTAGTGACTTTGGTGTAaatccccatgtggacactcgtattctggaataagagtggaTTAAGATATATTGGAATAAGGCATTTGTATTTTGGAAACAAAAGTGTTGATGGGGAGACTTATATTCAAATAACTACACCAGAAGAGCTATTTCGGTGCGTGTCCCTGCGTAGAGAAGCCCTTAATCTTTTGCTATGAGGCAGGTTCCCCAGATCTGGAAACAGTCCAGCAGCTCtcttctgaaccctctccaatttgtgaGCATCCTTTTGGTCTCACTAAAGCCAAAGACGTCACCTACAGAGACTACACCTTGCTATTCCCCTGTTTACACCTTCAAGGATCACGGTCACCTTGATAGTGGAGTAGGCTGTACACTCCCAGTGACAGGACAGTCCGGGGCTCGTGTGTGTTATCTGAACAGGACGAGTCTTTGCGGAAAGCGCTCTGGATCTGAGGGATGGAATTCCCCAGCATGGGGTACTCTGCCATGGGTGGCTGGAGCAAGTCCTGAACTAACAGAGGAAGGAGACAGGCACACAGACCCAGCTAGGCCTGAAATCTGATCTGTTCCCACGGGATAGTGTAACTTGCACTGTGGTGCTGTGCGGGCttctgcccctcagtcccgaccatGTTCCCTGACTCAATTGCTGCTatcccagccttgggctccccccccccccccccgagctctgccagtgcccctcaggccCAATCTGCAGCCACCTGTGcccaagccctgggctccctccatgcccttcaatcctgacccacattcCCCCCagcatcccagccctgggctccctaaATTGCCAATGCCACACAATGCTGACCCGCAGCCTTGGGCATCGTCCCCCACTCTCCTCATGCTTCTCattcccaccccacagccccctgccatccTAGTCCCGGGCTCCTGAGTGTCAATCCCAATTCCTGTGAACTCCCTCTCCGGCCGCAGGGTTGCCTGAGAACGCAGGGCCTGAGCACTGAGGGCTCACCATGGCCAAGCTGCAGGGGCTTCAGGCTGACTACGTCTTCCGCGGAACGGAGCACGTTGTGAGGATGACCGTGAACGGGAGCGTCCTGGAGGTGGAAGTGGAGGACCGGCTCACCACCGATCAGTGGAGAGGAGAGTTTGACGCTGCCTGTGAGTGTCCCGCCAAGCCCATTACATGGGTCACCCCCTGTGAGGGCTGTATCAGCTGGGAGAGGGAGCAACAAGGGCCAGGGGACTGGGagttcaggactcctggattctatccccagCCGTGGGAGGGGTGTCgtggctagtggttagagcaggggggctgggagtccaggactcctgggttctatccccagctctgagagggagtggggtctagtggatagagcagggGAGTGTCTAGGACTCTTGGGTTTCCTTCCAGTTCCCAGAAGAAGTGCAGTCCAGTGATACGCTCAGAGGGCTGGGAGTCCCAGACTCCTGGGGGGAGCTGAGTCTGATCTTGCCTGACAAGGGTCTCTCCCTGTTTCATTTGCTCCCAGTCATTGAAGATTTAACTCACAAGACCGGGAACTTCAAGCAGTTTGGGATCTTCTGCAGCATGCTGGAGTCTGCCCTGAGCCAGGTGAGGCCTGCAGAGCTCATGGCTAACATTCCCCTGGGGCACATGCACCTGGCCCAAGGGCAATGGGAGAAGGGGATCTGGGCTGCCACGGGTCTCACTGGACAGCTTACTAGGAGCCCAAGGGTCCCTCCTGTTCTGTGGAAAAATGGAGCTGGCTGTACCAGCCAGCTGCCTCGCATGCCCACCCCATCCCGCTGGACTGCTGTCACTCGCTCTAGTGCAGAGTGGCATGGTGGGAGCTGTCCTCTTTCGGGGCAGCCCCATGGCCAGCCACACTCTATCACCACCTCCCTCACTGTGAGTGCAGCACGAAGGGCTGGGCTGGTGAGTCCCTCTGAGTCAGCGcgtctccaccccccccccccccccccctgcagagCAGCGAGTCGGTCACCTTGGACCTCCTCACCTACACTGACCTGGAGGCGCTGAGGAGCCGGAAGATTGGGGTGGGCCCGAGGCACGCGCCCTCCGCTTCCAAGTCCTCGCTGCTGAGCTCCAAGCGCTATCTCATCCTCATCTACTCCGTCGAGTTTGACAGGTAAGGGCAGCTCGGAGCGGCGGGTGGACTAGGAAGACAGCAGCAGCTTGGGCTTAGTGGTGGATCATCAGGTGAAGGCCTCTCTCAGTGCAACACCTTGGCCAAAACGGCTGACGCAGTCCTGGGCTACATCACCAGGGGGATCTCACGTAGGAGCAGAGAGGGTATTTTCCCTCTGGATTTAGCTCTGATGCGATcgctgctgggatcctgtgtccCTCTCTGGTGTCCGCAACtcgagaaggatgttgataaatcgagagaggtcagagaagagccacaagaatgattgaaGGCTTAGAAaccctgccttatagtgagagactccaggagctccatctgtttagcgtaacaaagagaaggttaatggtgacttgatcccagtcttatcggtacctacctggggaacaaatatttgttcAGGACTCTTCAAGGTAGCAGACAGAGGTCTtaca is a genomic window containing:
- the NANOS2 gene encoding nanos homolog 2, producing the protein MSTMLPDWPSGPPSPPVTIAHDFNMWRDYLNLSKVLGEIIEEHRRGSRSLLTCETADLCLPGTPLPMPPGDASSLKSSDWNRSNGSSCPQSGQNRAATPQTPGRLLCNFCRHNGESKRVYSSHLLKQADGIVLCPILRNYVCPVCGATGDGAHTLKYCPHNQEKQSLYCKGGRNSAGFIVRR